From Weissella diestrammenae, a single genomic window includes:
- the rpsO gene encoding 30S ribosomal protein S15: MAISAQQKTEIMKEFARHEGDTGSVEVQVAVLTADINSLNGHMSEHKHDFHSQRGLMKKIGRRRNLLRYLRDNDVARYRDLIAKLGLRR, encoded by the coding sequence ATGGCAATTTCTGCACAACAAAAGACAGAAATCATGAAGGAGTTCGCACGTCACGAAGGTGATACCGGTTCAGTTGAAGTACAAGTTGCAGTTTTGACTGCTGACATTAACTCATTGAACGGACATATGTCTGAACATAAGCATGATTTCCACTCACAACGTGGATTGATGAAGAAAATCGGTCGCCGTCGTAACTTATTACGTTATTTACGTGATAACGATGTTGCACGTTACCGTGACTTGATCGCAAAGCTTGGTTTGCGTCGTTAA
- the rpsT gene encoding 30S ribosomal protein S20 produces MPIIEGSIKRARLNKVQRERNIAQTSAYRTEVKKFRKAVEEGADNLQELFAAASSAIDSAASKGLIAKNKASRDKSRLSALLNK; encoded by the coding sequence ATGCCAATTATTGAAGGATCAATTAAGCGTGCTCGTTTGAACAAAGTACAACGCGAGCGGAATATCGCACAAACTTCAGCCTACCGTACTGAAGTTAAGAAGTTCCGCAAGGCCGTTGAAGAAGGGGCTGATAACTTGCAAGAGTTATTCGCTGCTGCTTCATCAGCAATCGACAGTGCTGCTTCAAAGGGCTTGATTGCTAAGAATAAAGCATCACGTGATAAGTCACGTTTGTCAGCTTTATTAAATAAATAA
- a CDS encoding ABC transporter ATP-binding protein, translating to MNILEVKNLTKVYGEKEGNQHTALNNLSFTMEKGEFVAIMGASGSGKSTLLNAVSTLDVPTSGEIKIGGKSIANLSGRKLSDFRAKEIGFIFQEFNLLENLTVRENIALPLSLQNVKAANIKEAVDRVALILDIADLLDKYPEQLSGGQKQRTAAARALVHNPAIILGDEPTGALDSKNAHSMLDAMTEMNVNQGVSILMVTHDAMSASYANRLLLIKDGQVYKELNKGQNESNETFYQDILNVVAQLGQD from the coding sequence ATGAATATTTTAGAAGTTAAAAATTTAACAAAAGTTTATGGTGAAAAAGAGGGAAACCAACACACTGCTTTAAATAATTTGAGCTTTACAATGGAAAAAGGCGAATTTGTGGCAATTATGGGTGCATCAGGGTCGGGTAAATCAACATTGCTGAATGCAGTTTCTACTCTAGATGTACCAACATCTGGCGAAATAAAAATTGGTGGTAAATCAATTGCAAATTTATCTGGTCGCAAACTGTCTGATTTCCGAGCAAAAGAAATTGGATTCATTTTTCAAGAATTTAATCTATTAGAAAATTTAACTGTTCGTGAAAATATTGCCTTGCCGTTGTCATTACAAAACGTTAAAGCAGCCAATATTAAAGAGGCAGTGGATCGTGTGGCTTTGATTTTAGACATTGCAGATTTATTGGATAAATACCCAGAACAACTTTCTGGTGGTCAAAAGCAACGAACAGCTGCGGCGCGGGCGTTGGTACACAATCCAGCTATTATTTTAGGGGATGAGCCTACTGGAGCATTAGATTCGAAAAACGCACATAGTATGTTAGATGCGATGACAGAGATGAATGTTAACCAGGGCGTTTCAATTTTGATGGTCACGCATGATGCGATGAGTGCGAGTTATGCCAATCGTCTGTTGTTGATTAAAGATGGACAAGTTTATAAAGAGTTGAATAAGGGTCAAAATGAGAGCAATGAAACGTTCTATCAGGACATTTTGAATGTTGTCGCACAACTTGGACAAGATTAG
- a CDS encoding FtsX-like permease family protein: MLMKLALSGMKSRRRDYIVLFSGLIFSVAIFYMFETIAMNKAFIQSTSSVSVLPIIFHLGSVLLAIITLVYIIYANSFLLSLRQREFGMYMMLGARKNKITQIMFGETLLIGVVAIMSGLILGTGLSAIVSHVLMQALSFQSHAFTAFYVPSIVITVLFFTVLFFVSSVVNAGMLSKMKLINLLKGGKQTERKPVKKVLNWGMFGLAILLLVAGYLALYQVGTGDMKLNGVGIALVTIPVGTYLTYATLVPRIIAGLRHRQHTIERGLTGFTYGQIEFRMTQYSRMLAVVTMLLALALGSVTVGLGFKSNADLITEKSYYYDAVLQNPNGVEKKLLSQTGAQTKYNNYRYKVVDHVVYYQVDDLMKNIPTLTANNKYKKPAAENLVTLTLTPRWEETLMQLYPYYMQAEPFEFKLVDVNSFNQLQAEVQVTRTVKSADFNASQDIWRKIDQIEIKKNHIDSNQYYSRYANMNFLNELSKGTEFMGFFLGVSFLAMMASTLMFKILSGASDDIRRYEMLNKIGAQRSEMAKAIAKEIGYLFILPAILGLIHVVFGLQMFKVILLQPYYHFWIPVMLLGVIYAIYYMITVWLYRSLVLGKQK; encoded by the coding sequence ATGTTAATGAAGTTAGCCTTATCTGGCATGAAAAGTCGGCGTCGTGATTATATCGTTTTATTCTCAGGACTAATCTTTTCCGTTGCTATTTTTTATATGTTTGAAACGATCGCGATGAATAAGGCGTTTATTCAAAGTACATCGTCAGTTAGTGTTTTGCCCATTATATTTCACCTAGGGTCAGTCTTGTTAGCAATTATTACGTTAGTATATATTATTTATGCGAATTCATTTTTGCTTTCCTTAAGACAACGTGAATTTGGGATGTATATGATGCTGGGTGCTAGAAAAAACAAAATCACGCAAATTATGTTTGGTGAGACATTATTAATTGGTGTGGTTGCTATCATGAGTGGCTTAATCTTAGGCACTGGGTTATCAGCGATAGTGAGTCATGTATTAATGCAGGCCTTGTCGTTTCAATCGCATGCGTTTACAGCTTTCTATGTCCCTTCGATTGTGATAACAGTTTTATTCTTCACGGTATTGTTCTTTGTTTCATCAGTTGTCAATGCAGGCATGTTAAGTAAGATGAAACTGATCAACCTATTAAAAGGTGGTAAACAGACCGAACGTAAGCCCGTTAAAAAAGTGTTGAATTGGGGAATGTTCGGGTTGGCAATTCTCTTATTGGTTGCCGGTTACTTGGCACTGTACCAAGTTGGAACGGGTGATATGAAATTAAATGGCGTTGGAATCGCATTGGTGACAATTCCGGTTGGAACATATTTGACTTATGCAACGCTTGTGCCCCGTATTATTGCTGGACTTCGTCATCGTCAACATACTATTGAGCGCGGATTAACAGGTTTTACTTACGGTCAAATTGAATTTCGAATGACACAATACTCACGCATGTTAGCCGTCGTGACGATGCTATTAGCTTTGGCATTGGGGAGCGTGACAGTTGGACTTGGTTTTAAAAGTAACGCAGATTTAATTACTGAAAAAAGTTATTATTATGATGCAGTTCTTCAGAATCCTAATGGTGTTGAAAAAAAGTTGTTAAGTCAGACAGGGGCGCAAACCAAATATAATAATTATCGGTATAAAGTGGTTGATCATGTTGTCTACTATCAAGTTGATGATTTAATGAAAAATATTCCGACTTTGACGGCGAATAATAAATATAAAAAACCAGCAGCTGAAAATTTAGTGACGTTAACATTAACGCCACGTTGGGAAGAAACGTTGATGCAACTTTATCCCTATTATATGCAAGCTGAACCATTTGAATTTAAATTGGTAGATGTTAATTCGTTTAATCAGTTACAGGCAGAAGTTCAGGTAACACGTACTGTGAAAAGTGCTGATTTTAATGCTAGTCAGGATATATGGCGAAAAATAGATCAAATTGAAATCAAGAAGAATCACATCGATTCAAATCAGTACTATAGTCGATATGCAAATATGAATTTTTTGAATGAATTATCAAAAGGAACAGAATTCATGGGCTTCTTCTTGGGTGTATCATTCTTAGCAATGATGGCAAGTACATTGATGTTTAAGATTCTTTCTGGTGCATCAGATGATATTCGGCGCTATGAAATGCTTAATAAAATTGGCGCACAACGTTCCGAAATGGCGAAGGCGATTGCAAAGGAAATTGGTTACTTATTTATTTTGCCAGCTATCCTTGGTTTAATTCATGTCGTATTTGGTCTGCAAATGTTTAAAGTTATCTTGTTACAACCTTATTATCATTTTTGGATACCAGTCATGTTATTAGGCGTAATCTATGCGATTTATTACATGATTACAGTTTGGTTATATCGTAGTTTGGTGCTTGGAAAGCAGAAATAA
- a CDS encoding arginine repressor: MALKKQERQALILDVLAHEVIDSQEDLMKYLQNGGYDVTQATISRDIKELRVVRRADKTGKSRYQVIQEVPVVEQSDVQSGIENMAQSITRVEFITSISTTPGNGNRLAALIDNANLAEVVSTVAGHDTIHILSPSVAAAISLADQFRNWLG; the protein is encoded by the coding sequence ATGGCATTAAAGAAGCAAGAACGTCAAGCATTGATTTTAGATGTTTTGGCACATGAGGTCATTGATTCGCAAGAGGATCTGATGAAATACCTACAGAATGGTGGTTACGATGTAACGCAGGCTACCATTTCACGAGATATTAAAGAACTACGTGTTGTGAGACGAGCTGATAAAACTGGTAAAAGTCGATATCAAGTTATCCAAGAAGTACCAGTTGTTGAACAATCTGATGTACAGTCAGGGATTGAAAATATGGCACAGAGTATTACTCGTGTGGAATTTATTACATCAATTTCAACGACACCTGGAAATGGCAATCGATTAGCAGCATTGATTGATAATGCGAATTTAGCAGAAGTCGTTTCAACGGTCGCTGGACACGACACAATCCATATTTTGAGTCCATCAGTGGCCGCAGCAATTAGTCTAGCGGATCAATTTAGAAATTGGTTAGGGTAA
- a CDS encoding transglycosylase domain-containing protein — MKKLLVKIKQQWAKSLGPIWRRFQLTRWFVAFCLSVFLIISIIGTFEAKTTDVTNLKARLRNTTQIYDINGNKAGSLSGEKGTYVSYAQISSNVTDAVLATEDRNFYHEYGFSITGIGRALILNAMHKVTGNGAVSGGSTLTQQLVKNAFLSQEQTTIRKVRELFLAVQVEKVYSKHDILAMYLNNAYFGEGIWGIQDASQKYFGVDASQLSQTQGAMLAGMLQSPNGYNPLNYPSAAKARRDQVLQNLVSYKKMTQQVANQLQAEPINATNHAVDNSSYEYPYFFDSVIDEAVNKYHLKEQDIMKDGYKIYTTMNQKDQSNLQDDYANPYLNPIGNDSQGATVVLDARTGGVRAVVGGRGEHVFRGLNRATQIRRQPGSTIKPIVDYAPALSRGFSYDSKLPNHEMTFGTNNYAPKNYGDVTTDDVAMYIALEKSYNIPAVWVMEQIGLNTAYQAGIKAGLPLTKADKNYAMAIGGLSKGVSPLQMAQAYTSFANGGQMSDAHFITKIVDASGRTIVDTVKPKQTRLWSQKVANEMTSMMLGVYTNGTGVAADPTGYTVAGKTGTTEAVGKENNATVATDSWAIAYTPDIVNVTWTGYDNASQSISPYLSATAGPLMKKSLEQIIPNTAQTDFDVTSVRTKQKEQTSESNSTKDGVSGNIKDIMGNISKGAKEAGDTLKKGAQTIWNGIQGILGQ; from the coding sequence ATGAAAAAATTATTGGTTAAGATAAAGCAACAGTGGGCAAAAAGTTTAGGACCAATCTGGCGACGATTTCAGCTGACCCGCTGGTTCGTTGCTTTTTGTTTAAGTGTTTTTTTAATAATTAGTATCATTGGAACATTTGAAGCAAAGACGACGGATGTGACTAATTTAAAGGCGCGTTTACGTAATACAACTCAAATCTATGACATTAACGGCAATAAAGCTGGTAGCCTTTCTGGTGAGAAAGGGACATATGTGTCATATGCTCAAATATCGTCAAATGTTACGGATGCTGTTCTGGCTACTGAAGATCGAAATTTTTATCACGAGTATGGGTTTTCAATTACGGGTATTGGTAGGGCGTTAATTCTGAATGCCATGCACAAAGTAACAGGTAATGGTGCGGTATCGGGCGGATCAACGCTAACGCAACAATTGGTTAAAAATGCATTTCTATCACAAGAACAGACAACGATTCGTAAAGTTCGTGAATTGTTCTTAGCAGTTCAAGTTGAAAAAGTTTATTCCAAACATGATATTTTAGCCATGTATTTAAATAACGCTTATTTTGGTGAGGGTATTTGGGGTATTCAAGATGCCTCACAAAAATATTTTGGTGTTGATGCTAGTCAACTTAGTCAAACGCAAGGTGCGATGCTGGCTGGAATGTTACAGTCGCCTAATGGGTATAATCCACTAAATTATCCATCGGCTGCAAAAGCCCGACGAGATCAAGTGTTACAAAATTTAGTGAGTTATAAAAAAATGACGCAACAGGTTGCTAATCAATTACAAGCTGAACCGATTAATGCGACGAATCATGCAGTTGACAATTCTAGTTATGAATATCCTTATTTTTTTGATTCAGTTATTGATGAGGCGGTGAATAAGTACCATCTTAAAGAACAAGATATCATGAAAGATGGTTACAAAATTTATACCACCATGAACCAAAAAGATCAGAGTAATCTACAAGATGATTATGCCAATCCATATTTGAATCCAATTGGCAATGATTCACAGGGGGCAACCGTGGTGTTAGATGCGCGTACGGGTGGTGTTCGCGCTGTGGTTGGCGGTCGTGGTGAACATGTTTTCCGTGGTCTTAATCGCGCCACACAAATTAGAAGACAACCAGGGTCAACGATTAAACCAATCGTAGACTATGCACCAGCGTTAAGCCGTGGCTTTTCTTATGATTCAAAATTGCCCAATCATGAAATGACTTTTGGTACAAATAATTACGCACCTAAAAATTATGGGGATGTAACCACTGATGATGTGGCTATGTATATAGCATTAGAGAAGTCGTACAATATTCCAGCGGTATGGGTGATGGAACAAATTGGCCTAAATACTGCTTATCAAGCTGGTATTAAAGCGGGATTACCATTAACAAAAGCTGATAAAAATTATGCGATGGCTATAGGCGGACTTTCTAAGGGTGTTTCGCCCCTACAGATGGCACAAGCATATACTAGTTTTGCTAATGGCGGACAAATGTCTGATGCACACTTTATTACGAAAATAGTTGATGCAAGTGGCCGAACAATTGTGGATACCGTAAAACCAAAGCAGACACGCTTATGGTCACAAAAGGTGGCTAATGAAATGACGAGCATGATGTTAGGCGTATATACCAATGGAACGGGTGTCGCTGCTGATCCGACGGGCTATACCGTTGCTGGTAAGACTGGAACTACAGAAGCGGTTGGAAAAGAAAATAATGCAACGGTAGCGACTGACTCGTGGGCAATTGCATATACACCTGATATTGTGAACGTGACATGGACTGGCTATGATAACGCCAGTCAATCAATTTCACCCTATCTTAGTGCGACGGCGGGTCCATTAATGAAGAAATCTCTTGAACAGATTATTCCAAACACGGCACAGACTGATTTTGATGTCACAAGTGTTCGCACAAAACAAAAAGAACAAACTTCTGAAAGTAATAGTACAAAAGATGGGGTTTCTGGTAATATTAAAGATATCATGGGTAACATTTCCAAAGGTGCAAAAGAGGCAGGTGATACCCTGAAAAAGGGCGCCCAAACCATTTGGAATGGTATTCAAGGTATTTTAGGTCAATAG
- a CDS encoding YlbF family regulator has translation MINIYDNVNGVASDLVETAQYKNLRDAVTAMHQDAEAEAVFTKFQTEQQAIQELVQTGAEPSAEQIESWQAVASEMEKHETLTALMQAESALNALLQEINAIITKPIAELYN, from the coding sequence ATGATTAATATTTATGATAATGTTAACGGTGTCGCAAGCGATTTAGTGGAAACGGCACAATATAAAAATTTACGTGATGCTGTGACTGCTATGCATCAGGATGCTGAGGCTGAAGCAGTATTCACGAAGTTTCAAACTGAGCAGCAGGCTATTCAAGAGTTAGTACAAACAGGTGCTGAACCGAGTGCTGAACAAATTGAAAGTTGGCAAGCTGTCGCGTCAGAAATGGAAAAGCATGAAACTTTGACGGCATTGATGCAGGCTGAAAGTGCTTTGAATGCATTGTTACAAGAAATTAATGCCATTATTACAAAGCCAATTGCTGAGTTGTATAATTAA
- a CDS encoding metallophosphoesterase family protein has protein sequence MKFIHAGDLHLGNAFVGLSDVPDWVLSQLQVATLTAFQNLINCAIQKRVDFVLLPGDIYNTHQVNPQIQLFFIEQMNRLNDVGIQVVLSYGNHDYITDFATQMSLPENVTVLSHEVQTLHMVTQQGETVAISGFSYAKQHIHSAMVTNFPSEGQDKYHIGMYHGELGQDGQGDYAPFSISEMNEKHYDYWALGHIHIRKTLQSHPFIGYSGSLQGLNRKENGEKGFYLVSENSQGWLVPEFIAAAPIVWGEQTVTMNEDLTLTDFVMQIREQMTKVVNTDLTLINLTIKTENWQLIQLLSSPQFQHQMNVASRREDQYFVYQIHVEMARAQNEMPVIADEYWENTFNQLISLDSLQKNGLNIVQNLAVFDYFSRPQTMDDMGEQVQEIIRQIQGGLYRVD, from the coding sequence ATGAAATTTATTCATGCAGGAGATTTACACCTAGGCAACGCGTTTGTTGGATTATCTGATGTACCCGATTGGGTATTGAGTCAATTACAAGTTGCGACATTGACTGCATTTCAAAACCTTATTAATTGTGCGATTCAAAAACGGGTTGATTTTGTTTTATTGCCGGGTGATATCTACAATACACATCAAGTCAATCCCCAAATTCAGTTATTTTTTATTGAACAAATGAATCGCTTGAATGACGTAGGCATTCAAGTAGTTCTTAGTTATGGTAATCATGATTATATTACTGATTTTGCGACTCAAATGTCATTGCCTGAAAATGTGACAGTCTTATCACATGAAGTCCAGACGCTTCACATGGTGACACAACAGGGAGAAACGGTTGCAATTTCGGGGTTTAGTTATGCTAAACAGCATATCCATAGCGCAATGGTTACTAACTTTCCTAGTGAAGGGCAAGATAAGTACCATATTGGCATGTATCATGGTGAGCTTGGACAAGATGGTCAGGGTGACTATGCACCATTTAGTATAAGTGAGATGAATGAAAAGCATTATGATTACTGGGCACTTGGGCATATTCATATACGAAAAACATTACAAAGTCACCCTTTTATTGGTTATTCCGGTAGCTTGCAAGGATTGAATCGCAAAGAAAATGGCGAAAAAGGGTTTTATTTGGTATCAGAGAATTCACAAGGGTGGTTAGTGCCAGAGTTTATCGCTGCAGCACCAATTGTTTGGGGTGAACAAACTGTGACCATGAATGAAGATTTAACACTGACAGATTTTGTGATGCAAATTCGAGAGCAGATGACGAAAGTAGTAAATACTGATTTAACGCTTATTAATTTGACAATCAAGACGGAAAATTGGCAATTGATACAGTTGTTGAGTTCTCCACAATTTCAACATCAAATGAATGTTGCTTCTAGAAGAGAGGACCAATACTTTGTTTATCAAATACATGTTGAAATGGCTAGGGCTCAAAATGAAATGCCAGTGATTGCTGATGAATATTGGGAAAATACATTTAATCAGTTAATATCTTTGGATAGTTTACAAAAAAATGGGTTGAATATTGTACAAAATTTAGCAGTTTTTGATTATTTTAGTCGGCCTCAAACAATGGATGATATGGGCGAACAGGTTCAAGAAATTATCCGTCAAATTCAAGGAGGCTTGTACCGTGTGGATTAA
- a CDS encoding ATP-binding protein, whose amino-acid sequence MWIKQAKIKSFGRWSDETFEFDSGLQVVFGLNEAGKTSLHQFISGVLFGYPQARSNKIKTFENQGHNIYGGSLIIETNQGFFEIERLGRTDSKLQVIDCANQVHEDNPEQKLTEILGPLTREIFSAIYSFDQESLLQIYSLKPADLNDHLRRMVMPGAEAWLTVATSLEKETALQMGTTKTAKRPINMALSHLELNETNYLQALQTAPDMAQLNLARQAADEQVKQLSRQIEQVQEQKLQMKQLASQQPIFQKKQALKSEMDQRLAPLDKSKVNQVTQLLAQQKNLQTVGQQTHVDDQQLTYTKTIISDIDRLVDQRQKLNHQRETKVDQQHLILSHYPMDTLPEPLSQSEYVRLTERQKQQNSHSQQRTIGLVIGLIMCIGGMILQKSAIAFIGGIIGVISYFSAQWLIKKTAVHVDYPVEDILKMQPDLRLFQDLKLQILRVDEQLEQINQVITDNMQQIHWLDESNDLLQIKQRFAEINVLREQQTRQKVEQLQLETKIQTYFTQLGIQDEAELLDRLAYDQITEKLKNEYGMIEQQLVDVAPEDMAKLNQTSVLSDETSTLTTQLHAQQQQLAALNYQWQELGRDGALGLAQQKLNNERTEVIQMLQDYFVHRLASIWIQKTLDVAIGDQLPRLIQIANQFLARLTQGRYTEIKYTKTLLRVVTSQGELVNLIDISKGTAEQVYVALRLAFIKQSELKFQFPILIDDAFVDFDVHRRESINQILDEFVQAGYQVVYFTAHRGQYQRVIDLNVRQHENRV is encoded by the coding sequence GTGTGGATTAAACAGGCAAAGATAAAGAGTTTTGGTCGGTGGTCGGATGAAACCTTTGAATTTGATTCAGGATTACAGGTTGTTTTTGGATTAAATGAAGCGGGAAAAACGTCATTGCATCAGTTTATTAGTGGTGTTCTGTTTGGATATCCACAGGCACGATCAAACAAGATCAAAACCTTTGAGAATCAAGGACACAACATCTATGGCGGTAGTCTGATTATTGAAACTAATCAGGGCTTTTTTGAAATTGAACGTCTTGGGCGAACCGATTCAAAATTACAAGTGATTGATTGTGCTAATCAAGTACATGAAGATAATCCAGAACAAAAATTGACAGAAATCCTAGGCCCATTAACGCGCGAAATATTTTCAGCAATTTATAGTTTTGATCAAGAAAGTCTACTGCAAATTTATAGTTTAAAACCGGCTGATTTAAATGATCATTTACGACGTATGGTGATGCCAGGAGCAGAAGCATGGTTGACCGTTGCGACCAGCTTGGAAAAAGAAACTGCATTGCAAATGGGAACGACAAAGACTGCCAAACGTCCGATTAATATGGCTTTGTCCCATTTAGAATTAAATGAGACAAATTATTTACAGGCTTTACAGACGGCACCAGATATGGCGCAACTTAATTTGGCAAGGCAGGCCGCTGATGAGCAAGTGAAACAATTATCACGTCAAATTGAGCAAGTGCAAGAACAAAAATTACAAATGAAGCAGTTAGCTAGTCAGCAGCCGATTTTTCAAAAGAAACAGGCGCTTAAGTCAGAAATGGATCAACGATTGGCGCCACTTGATAAAAGCAAAGTTAATCAAGTGACGCAATTGTTAGCCCAGCAAAAAAATTTGCAAACTGTGGGTCAACAAACACATGTAGATGATCAACAGTTGACCTATACAAAAACAATAATTTCTGATATTGATCGATTGGTTGATCAAAGACAGAAACTAAATCATCAACGAGAAACAAAGGTCGATCAACAACATTTGATTTTAAGCCATTATCCAATGGATACTTTACCAGAACCGTTGTCTCAATCAGAATATGTGCGCTTAACAGAACGCCAAAAGCAACAAAATAGTCATTCTCAGCAACGAACAATTGGCCTAGTGATAGGCTTGATAATGTGTATCGGTGGCATGATTTTGCAGAAATCAGCAATTGCTTTCATTGGCGGTATTATCGGTGTTATTTCTTATTTCAGTGCACAATGGTTGATTAAAAAAACAGCAGTACATGTGGATTATCCAGTTGAGGATATTTTAAAAATGCAGCCTGACTTGCGCTTGTTTCAAGATCTGAAGCTACAAATTCTACGAGTTGATGAGCAATTGGAACAAATTAATCAAGTAATAACAGATAATATGCAACAGATTCACTGGTTAGATGAATCAAATGATTTATTGCAAATCAAACAACGTTTTGCTGAGATTAACGTTTTACGTGAACAGCAGACACGTCAAAAAGTTGAACAATTACAATTGGAGACTAAGATTCAAACGTATTTCACACAATTAGGAATACAAGATGAGGCAGAATTGTTGGATAGGTTAGCATATGATCAAATAACTGAAAAGTTAAAAAATGAGTATGGCATGATTGAACAACAGCTGGTAGACGTAGCACCGGAAGATATGGCAAAGTTAAATCAGACGTCAGTATTAAGCGATGAAACATCAACATTAACAACACAACTACATGCGCAACAGCAACAATTAGCAGCACTGAATTATCAATGGCAGGAGTTGGGTCGAGATGGGGCACTTGGCCTTGCACAGCAAAAACTTAATAATGAACGAACAGAAGTGATTCAAATGTTGCAAGATTATTTTGTACATCGTCTTGCAAGCATCTGGATTCAAAAGACATTGGATGTAGCAATTGGTGACCAATTACCGCGTTTAATTCAAATTGCAAACCAATTTTTGGCACGATTAACACAGGGTCGGTATACTGAAATTAAATATACAAAAACATTATTGCGTGTTGTCACATCTCAGGGTGAATTGGTTAATCTGATTGATATATCTAAAGGAACAGCGGAGCAAGTATATGTGGCACTCCGGTTGGCCTTTATCAAGCAATCAGAGTTGAAATTTCAATTCCCAATATTAATTGATGATGCTTTTGTTGACTTTGATGTGCATCGCCGTGAGAGCATTAATCAAATATTAGATGAGTTTGTGCAAGCAGGTTATCAAGTTGTTTATTTTACTGCCCATCGCGGTCAATATCAAAGAGTAATTGATCTAAATGTGAGACAGCATGAGAATAGAGTGTAA
- a CDS encoding 3'-5' exoribonuclease YhaM family protein has translation MSDSKQLRDYQVDENINGFVLLKQIDTRVTNSGKPYLAITVADRSMEISGMKWDTTENEAAALKVGEVVAISAVRQEYRDKPQLKFFEIRPTTLGEPNNPADYMASGPMKAKEMEEEVNALLFQIVNPTWQRVVRFLLNQYHEQFFTYPAAKSNHHAFAGGLGFHSLSIARLAQSVVKQYPNVDGSLLLASALLHDLGKVIELSGPIATTYTIPGNLIGHIVLIDEQIVLAAQELNLDLFSEDMVVLRHVILAHHGQLEYGSPVRPLIKEANILHQLDELDANIQSFDNALAETNPGEFGAKSWALDNRSIYKPTEK, from the coding sequence ATGAGTGATTCAAAACAACTTCGAGATTATCAAGTTGATGAAAATATAAACGGGTTTGTATTGCTAAAACAAATTGATACACGGGTTACTAATAGTGGTAAACCATACTTAGCAATTACGGTTGCAGATCGATCAATGGAAATTTCGGGTATGAAGTGGGATACAACTGAAAACGAAGCTGCAGCTTTAAAGGTGGGCGAAGTTGTTGCAATTTCGGCTGTTAGACAAGAATATCGTGATAAGCCCCAACTAAAATTCTTTGAAATTCGTCCAACAACTCTAGGCGAGCCGAATAATCCGGCAGATTATATGGCTTCAGGTCCAATGAAAGCAAAGGAAATGGAGGAAGAAGTCAATGCACTACTTTTTCAAATTGTAAATCCAACATGGCAAAGAGTCGTGAGATTTCTTTTGAACCAGTATCATGAACAGTTCTTTACGTATCCGGCAGCGAAATCAAATCATCATGCCTTTGCTGGTGGATTAGGCTTCCATTCACTATCGATTGCTAGATTAGCGCAATCTGTCGTTAAACAATACCCAAATGTTGATGGTAGTTTATTACTAGCCAGTGCACTTCTACATGATTTAGGGAAAGTAATCGAGCTATCCGGACCAATTGCAACGACTTACACAATTCCTGGTAATTTAATTGGTCATATCGTGCTAATTGATGAACAGATTGTTTTGGCAGCACAGGAGTTAAACTTGGACTTGTTTAGTGAAGATATGGTAGTCTTACGGCATGTTATCTTGGCGCATCATGGACAGCTAGAATATGGGTCACCAGTACGTCCGTTGATTAAAGAAGCAAATATCCTACATCAACTTGATGAACTCGATGCCAATATACAAAGTTTTGATAATGCATTGGCGGAGACGAATCCTGGTGAATTTGGGGCAAAATCATGGGCGTTAGATAATCGATCAATTTATAAACCAACTGAAAAGTGA